The region ACGACCGCCAACGTCCAGAGTTTTTTGCTTACCGGTGTAGAACGGGTGGCACTCGTTGCATACGTCAGTCGCCAGTGCTTTGCACAGGTTGGAGCGAGTCTGGAACTTGTTGCCGCAGCTGCAAGTTACTTCGATCACTTCGTACGCTGGATGGATATCGGCTTTCATGGGGTATTCCTCAGGCTAGCGTGCCGCCACTCAACACCATTGTTGAATACCGCACGTAAATTTAGGGCGCCGATAATACCAGACCTTTACATTGACGCAAGCGGCCAAGCATGCTCCTTCACTATTCATTCATCTGTAAACGCCTGGCCTTTTAGTCCCCGACCGCGTTGTCTGCTAGGCTCCGGGCCATATTTGCCGTTCATCACTTGAGAGCCCCGCGTGCCCGACGCCATTTTGCGCCTTGCCCTGCCTTCCCCCTTGCGCCGCCTGTTCGATTACCGGGCGCCGGCCGGCGTGCTGCGCCATCAATTACAGCCTGGCATGCGCTTGCGGGTACCGTTCGGGCGGCGTGAAATGATCGGCATTCTGGTCGAGGTGGTCGATCACAGTGAAGTGCCTGCAGACAAGCTCAAACCGGCCATCGCCCTGCTCGATGCCACCTCGCCGCTGCCCGCCTCATTATTCAAGCTGTGCCTGTGGACCTCGCAGTATTACCAGCACAGCTTGGGCGACACACTGAGCTGGGCGCTGCCCGTACTGTTGCGCCAGGGTGAACTGGCCGAAACCCGTCAGGAACGCTTCTGGCAAATTGCCCCCGGGGCCAGACTCGACGACCCGCGCATCGCCCGTGCCCCGCGCCAGCGTGAAGCCCTGGCGACCCTTGCCCAGCACCCCCATGGCGTCGCCCATCAACTGCTGAGCAAGTTGATGCTGAGCAAGGACAGCCTCGATCTGCTGCTGGCCAAAGAGCTGGTGCAGGTCGAGATTCGCCGTCATGCGCCGAGCGAGCGCCACGAACACTGGCTGGCACAGCCCGAATTGCCGCTCAACAGCGAACAGCGCGCAGCCTATGAAGCCATTCGCGCAGGCTTCGACAGCTTTCATGCCTTTTTGCTCGCTGGGGTCACAGGCAGCGGCAAGACCGAAGTGTATTTGCAACTGATCCGCGAAACCCTGCTGGCCGGCAAGCAAGCGCTGGTGCTGATCCCCGAGATCAACCTGGGGCCGCAAACCCTGGCTCGCTTCGAACAGCGTTTCAATGCGCGCATCGCCCTGGTGCATTCGGCCGTCAACGACCGCGAGCGCCTTGAAAGCTGGCTCGCCGCCCGCGATGGAGAGGCCGACATTATTATCGGCACCCGCTCGGCGCTGTTCACCCCGATGAAAAACCCGGGGCTGATCATCATCGACGAAGAACATGACGGCTCTTATAAGCAGCAGGAAGGGTTGCGCTACCACGCCCGGGACCTGGCACTGGTGCGTGCGCGTCAGGAAAACATCCCGATCGTGCTCGGTTCCGCCACGCCATCCCTCGAAAGCCTGCATAACGCCTACACCGGCCGCTATGGTCTGCTGCGCCTGAATGAACGTGCAGGCGGGGCCAAACAACCCCGTTTCCTGCGGCTGGATGTTAAAAGTCGCCCGCTGGACAGCGGTATTTCCGGCCCCATGCAACAAGCCATTGGCCAGACCCTCGCGGCAGGCCAGCAAGTGCTGGTGTTCCTCAACCGTCGCGGCTTCGCCCCTACGCTGCTGTGTCATGACTGCGGCTGGATGTCGGAGTGCCAGCGTTGCGATGCCCGAATGACCGTTCATCAGCGCTCTGGAGAACTGCGCTGCCACCACTGCGGCTATGTCGAGCGCGTGCCGCGCAATTGCCCGCAATGCGGCAAGGTCGATCTGCGGCCCGTGGGCGCAGGCACCGAACGGGCAGAAGAACGACTGGGAATTTTGTTTCCTGATTACCCCGTACTGCGGGTCGATCGCGACAGCACCTCGCGCAAGGACGCGATGAATCAGTTGTTTGCCACGATTCAAAAGGGCCAGCCGTGTATTTTGATCGGCACGCAAATGCTCGCCAAAGGTCATCACTTCCCGCGGGTGACCCTGGTTTCGATTCTGGATGCCGATGGCGGTTTATTCTCAGGTGACTTCCGCGCCAGCGAGCGCATGGCTCAATTGATCGTCCAGGTCGCTGGCCGTGCGGGGCGCGCCGAAGAACCGGGCAAAGTGATCATCCAGACCCATCTGGCTGACCATCCGCTGCTGATTCAATTGACCGAACAAGGTTACTTCGCTTTCGCCGAGCAAGCCTTGAGCGAGCGTCGGGCGGCCGGTTTACCGCCGTTTGCGCACTTGGCACTGCTGCGCGCCGAAGCCCACAAGCCGGGCCAGGCCGAAGGCTTTCTGGATGAAGCCTGCACTGAAGCCGAACGCCTGCTGGTCGAACTTAACCTGGGCGGCATCGAGTTGCTCGGCCCGGTACCGGCCCCCATGGAGCGCCGTGCCGGGCGCTATCGTGCCCAGTTTTTACTGCAAGCCACTGCCCGGGCGCCCCTGCATCGACTGCTCAACCAATGGCTGCTGATCCTGGAGCAAATGCCCAGTGGCCGTCAGGTACGCTGGTCGCTGGACGTCGATCCGGTCGACCTTTACTAAGCTGACGCAGTCACACGTTATAAATGAATACGTGTCACCCCATGAAGCATCGCTACCGGCTTGCGGCTTAAGGCTTGAAGCTTGCCGCCCCGTTAGCGGACAATACCCAGTTTTTCCACCTGCGCACTGAAGCGCTACCGCGCTTGCGGTCGAAAGAGAAGACCATGAAAGACACCATTCGCCAGCTGATTCAACAAGCCCTAGCTCAACTCGTCACAGAAGGTGTGTTGCCTGAAGGCCTGACGCCAGCGATTCAGGTGGAAAACGCCCGTGACAAGACTCACGGCGACTTCGCCAGCAACATCGCCATGATGCTGGCCAAGCCGGCCGGCATGAAGCCCCGCGACCTG is a window of Pseudomonas taetrolens DNA encoding:
- the rpmE gene encoding 50S ribosomal protein L31, which produces MKADIHPAYEVIEVTCSCGNKFQTRSNLCKALATDVCNECHPFYTGKQKTLDVGGRVDRFKTRFGAFGATKKAAE
- a CDS encoding primosomal protein N': MPDAILRLALPSPLRRLFDYRAPAGVLRHQLQPGMRLRVPFGRREMIGILVEVVDHSEVPADKLKPAIALLDATSPLPASLFKLCLWTSQYYQHSLGDTLSWALPVLLRQGELAETRQERFWQIAPGARLDDPRIARAPRQREALATLAQHPHGVAHQLLSKLMLSKDSLDLLLAKELVQVEIRRHAPSERHEHWLAQPELPLNSEQRAAYEAIRAGFDSFHAFLLAGVTGSGKTEVYLQLIRETLLAGKQALVLIPEINLGPQTLARFEQRFNARIALVHSAVNDRERLESWLAARDGEADIIIGTRSALFTPMKNPGLIIIDEEHDGSYKQQEGLRYHARDLALVRARQENIPIVLGSATPSLESLHNAYTGRYGLLRLNERAGGAKQPRFLRLDVKSRPLDSGISGPMQQAIGQTLAAGQQVLVFLNRRGFAPTLLCHDCGWMSECQRCDARMTVHQRSGELRCHHCGYVERVPRNCPQCGKVDLRPVGAGTERAEERLGILFPDYPVLRVDRDSTSRKDAMNQLFATIQKGQPCILIGTQMLAKGHHFPRVTLVSILDADGGLFSGDFRASERMAQLIVQVAGRAGRAEEPGKVIIQTHLADHPLLIQLTEQGYFAFAEQALSERRAAGLPPFAHLALLRAEAHKPGQAEGFLDEACTEAERLLVELNLGGIELLGPVPAPMERRAGRYRAQFLLQATARAPLHRLLNQWLLILEQMPSGRQVRWSLDVDPVDLY